In one window of Vanrija pseudolonga chromosome 5, complete sequence DNA:
- the asa1 gene encoding ASTRA-associated protein 1: MPSPPIPFHILRAHHAPISALHFTRGNTHLFAGDQDGVVSVTDLGARRVVASWEAHDKGVLSVGEWDGGVVSQGRDNKINFYARVPSGPRGQGAPAVVQTMPSNSLNFCRFSLVPLEKANEALLALPNLTDSELIDIYHVPSLKRLHSAINFVPRATGPDAPRSGLVMSLHLHVRGAEVFLATGYEDGRVEVWSCAVSAVETMWDGRKGVEKGEQLWKRLWEGKAHNEAVMAMAVDPAFTRAFTVSADHLLGRVDLSSMEEAHLTYAQIISGTADPPSSALATYAMNQIGHASLATSHDGRVVAVGGWDGRIRLFSAATFKPLGTLSYHRESVQALAFAQPAATTLPIEGASGDDNETVELGAESDSDDDDDNGGAGDAAGPRDRWLASGGKDRRIALWALMDFAAGASAAGR, from the exons ATGCCCCCATCTCAGCGCTGCACTTTACGCGGGGGAACACGCACCTCTTCGCAGGCGACCAGGACGGCGTCGTGAGCGTCACAGATctgggggcgcggcgcgtcgtcgccagctgGGAGGCGCACGACAAGGGCGTGCTCTCGGTTGGCGAGTGGGACGGCGGTGTGGTGAG CCAAGGGCGCGATAACAAGATCAACTTCTATGCGCGGGTGCCGAGCGGCCCAAGAGGACAAGGCGCACCGGCCGTGGTCCAGACCATGCCGTCCAACTCGCTCAACTTTTGCCGATTCTCTCTCGTGCCGTTGGAGAAGGCGAACGAGGCACTGTTGGCCCTCCCGAATCTTACAGATTCTGAGCTG aTCGACATCTATCACGTCCCGAGCCTGAAGCGCCTGCACTCGGCGATCAACTTCGTCCCACGGGCAACCgggcccgacgcgccgcgatCAGGGCTGGTCATGTCCCTCCACCTGCACGTGCGTGGGGCGGAGGTGTTCCTGGCCACGGGGTACGaggacggccgcgtcgaggtgtGGTCGTGTGCCGTGTCGGCTGTCGAGACAATGTGGGACGGGAGGAAGGGCGTGGAGAAGGGGGAGCAGTTATGGAAGCGGCTTtgggagggcaaggcgcACAACGAGGCTG TCATGGCCATGGCCGTCGATCCGGCGTTTACCCGGGCGTTTACCGTGTCAGCCGACCATCTCCTCGGGCGCGTGGACCTGTCTTCC ATGGAGGAGGCGCACCTGACATATGCCCAGATCATCAGCGGCACTGCAGACCCACCGTCTTCGGCACTGGCGACGTACGCGATGAACCAGATCGGCCACGCCTCACTCGCGACCTCTCACGACGGGCGCGTggtggccgtcggcggctgggacGGACG GATACGACTCTTCTCCGCAGCGACGTTCAAgccgctcggcacgctgTCGTACCATCGCGAGAGTGTCCAGGCGCTGGCGTTTGCCCagccggcagcgacgacactgCCCATCGAGggggccagcggcgacgataacgagacggtcgagctgggcgcggAGAGCGatagcgacgacgacgacgacaacggcggcgcgggggatgCCGCTGGGCCCCGGGACCGGTGGCTCGCGAGTGGCGGTAAAGACCGGCGTATTGCCCTCTGGGCACTCATGGACTTTGCAGCGGGTGCAAGCGCGGCAGGAAGGTAG
- the cdc123 gene encoding Cell division cycle protein, with protein MPVPVRTPSPAPLFPPLTVSEVDAARTSAWYDTFEDITFAASIVDIDALGEREAFLEWLHSDSIFMPEDDEAGPSRQSSPDPEAPVYRLPKTSAAIRAALRKYGGAVFPKLNWTSPRDAAFLLPQTEFGPLHCISPDDVYLLLKSSDFIQHDLDPERAYEGCVGADAGAESPPEPRIELVLKKFVELNPACEVRCFVRDNILLAVSHRDTNYYDHLQDPEVQQKLVDNVRAFWEDEVRGDYAGGDDYIFDLYIDERNTSATIMDFQPYRPATDSYLFSYPELQQIFVRAQAPIPDGGDDRPRLPLLRVIDSAAHPEANRNAPTFSANMMPLEMLEMSQGRSLAELQEAWEAAVAAGMAGGGDDDDESDDDSVE; from the exons atGCCCGTCCCCGtccgcacgccgtcgcccgcgccgctgttCCCCCCGCTCACGGTGAGCGAGGtggacgccgcgcgcacgtcggcatGGTACGACACGTTCGAGGACATCACCTTTGCCGCCAGCATCGTGGACATTGacgcgctgggcgagcgcgaggcctTCCTCGAG TGGCTGCATTCAGACTCGATCTTCatgcccgaggacgacga GGCCGGCCCATCACGGCAGTCGTcgcccgaccccgaggcgccAGTCTACCGCCTGCCCAAGACGAGCGCAGCGATACGCGCCGCGTTGAGAAAGTACGGCGGGGCCGTGTTTCCCAAGCTCAACTGGACGTCGCCAAGG GACGCAgccttcctcctcccgcaGACCGAGTTCGGGCCCCTCCACTGCATCTCCCCAGACGACGTgtacctcctcctcaagaGCTCGGACTTTATACAGCACGACCTGGACCCCGAGCGCGCGTACGAGGGCTGCGTGGGCGCCGATGCTGGTGCCGAGAGCCCGCCAGAGCCGCGCATCGAGCTCGTGTTAAAGAAGTTTGTCGAGCTCAACCCTGCGTGCGAGGTGCGGTGTTTTGTGCGCGACAATATCTTGCTTG CCGTCTCCCATCGCGACACAAACTACTACGACCATCTCCAGGACCCAGAGGTGCAACAAAAGCTCGTGGACAATGTGCGCGCGTTctgggaggacgaggtgcgggGGGACTATGCCGGGGGCGATGACT ACATCTTTGACCTATACATCGACGAGCGCAacacctcggcgacgatcATGGACTTCCAGCCCTACCGCCCGGCGACCGACTCGTACCTCTTCAGCTATCCCGAGCTGCAGCAGATATTTGTGCGTGCGCAGGCGCCGATCCCagatggcggcgacgaccgaccacggctgccgctgctccgAGTGATTGACAGCGCGGCGCACCCCGAGGCGAACCGCAACGCGCCGACTTTCAGCGCCAACATGATGCCGCTCGAGATGCTCGAGATGAGCCAGGGCCGgagcctcgccgagctccagGAGGCGTGGGAGGCagccgtggcggcgggcatggcgggtggcggcgacgacgacgacgagtcggacgacgacagcgtcgaGTAG